A window of Acidimicrobiales bacterium contains these coding sequences:
- a CDS encoding penicillin-binding transpeptidase domain-containing protein, translating into MNDRIQRLGLILGVAFCLLLASLTRLQVVDASKLTNDPRNSRGLTAAFSAERGSIQTNDGVLLAKSVASDDEFKQQRQYPQGAVFAPVTGYLSFTYGADGAERAFNTALVGGALPKGDDALRQLFEKKRPTQDVTLTISAAVQRIAASALGDRRGAVVALDPTTGAILAMVSAPSYDPNPLAAHSQDAVRATWTGLQNDPAHPLLPRAYRESYPPGSTFKVVTASAAFDHDPDITSKVYPTTNALPLPHSGGLSLHNFGGERCGGTIADLLRVSCNTGMASVGLDVGSENMAAEATAFGFGSKPPIDLPAAAVSHFPDAEEFKRLLEPGLAFSSIGQQDVSATPLQMALVASAIANGGIIMTPHVLDHTSDDRGNVVSKYKPAEWRTATSGATAAVIKQMMIDVARRGTATRAQIPGVTVAAKTGTAQTGKPNTSHAWLIAFAPAEAPKVAVAVIVESQQGTGDAATGGRVAAPIAQAVMKAVLGL; encoded by the coding sequence ATGAACGATCGCATCCAGCGCCTCGGGTTGATCCTCGGCGTCGCGTTCTGCTTGCTGCTGGCGTCGCTGACGCGGCTGCAAGTCGTCGATGCCTCGAAGCTCACGAACGACCCGCGCAATAGCCGCGGTCTCACCGCCGCGTTCAGCGCCGAGCGCGGGTCGATTCAGACCAACGACGGCGTGCTGCTGGCCAAGTCGGTGGCGAGCGACGACGAGTTCAAGCAGCAGCGCCAGTACCCGCAGGGCGCGGTGTTCGCGCCGGTCACCGGCTACCTGTCGTTCACCTACGGCGCCGACGGCGCCGAGCGGGCGTTCAACACTGCCCTGGTCGGCGGTGCGCTGCCCAAAGGTGACGACGCGCTGCGTCAGCTGTTCGAGAAGAAGCGCCCGACCCAGGACGTCACGCTCACGATCAGCGCCGCGGTGCAGCGGATAGCGGCGAGCGCCCTCGGAGATCGTCGCGGTGCGGTCGTCGCCCTCGATCCGACGACCGGCGCCATCCTCGCCATGGTGAGCGCGCCGAGCTACGACCCCAACCCGCTCGCCGCCCACTCGCAGGACGCGGTACGCGCCACGTGGACCGGCCTCCAGAACGATCCGGCGCACCCGCTGTTGCCCCGTGCCTACCGCGAGTCGTATCCGCCGGGTTCGACGTTCAAGGTCGTCACGGCATCGGCGGCGTTCGACCACGACCCCGACATCACCTCCAAGGTGTACCCGACGACGAACGCACTGCCGCTGCCCCACAGCGGCGGGCTGTCGCTGCACAACTTCGGCGGCGAGCGCTGCGGCGGCACGATCGCCGACCTGTTGCGCGTCAGCTGCAACACGGGCATGGCGTCGGTCGGCCTCGACGTCGGCAGCGAGAACATGGCAGCCGAGGCCACGGCGTTCGGCTTCGGCAGCAAGCCCCCGATCGATCTGCCGGCGGCGGCCGTTTCGCACTTCCCCGACGCCGAAGAGTTCAAGCGCTTGCTCGAGCCCGGGCTGGCGTTCTCGTCGATCGGGCAGCAGGACGTGTCGGCCACGCCCCTGCAGATGGCGCTCGTCGCTTCCGCCATCGCCAACGGCGGGATCATCATGACGCCGCACGTGCTCGACCACACCTCGGACGATCGCGGCAACGTCGTGTCCAAGTACAAGCCGGCCGAGTGGCGCACGGCGACATCCGGTGCGACCGCGGCGGTGATCAAGCAGATGATGATCGACGTGGCCCGGCGCGGCACCGCCACGCGCGCCCAGATCCCCGGCGTCACCGTGGCGGCCAAGACGGGCACGGCGCAGACGGGCAAGCCCAACACGTCACACGCCTGGCTGATCGCGTTCGCGCCGGCCGAGGCACCCAAGGTGGCGGTGGCGGTCATCGTCGAGAGCCAGCAGGGCACCGGCGACGCCGCCACCGGCGGTCG